The following are encoded in a window of Podospora pseudoanserina strain CBS 124.78 chromosome 6, whole genome shotgun sequence genomic DNA:
- a CDS encoding hypothetical protein (COG:G; EggNog:ENOG503P2FW; CAZy:CE5), translating into MRFLTTIVAFTGLVTALPSRIEEIRSLDLLEDLSKKQTLETRQSSQTRNELQTGGTCPPIIFIYARGSTEGGNLGSLGPLIADVLEANYGANNVWIQGVGGNYKANLLDNLLPDGTTAAAIAEMKNLFTLASTRCPSAKIVSGGYSQGAALTAAAIRDSTAAIREKIKGVVLFGYTKNQQNNGGIPNYPSNRLTVFCESGDLVCSGTLIVTPAHGEYQDEARDQAPKFLIARINAS; encoded by the exons atgcgttttctcaccaccatTGTCGCATTCACCGGGTTGGTGACTGCGCTCCCTAGCCGCATTGAAGAGATCAGGTCGCTGGACCTCCTCGAGGACCTCTCAAAGAAGCAAACTCTCGAGACCCGGCAGAGCAGTCAGACCAGAAACGAGCTCCAGACCGGTGGGACTTGCCCTCCGATCATCTTCATCTATGCTCGCGGCTCCACTGAGGGCGGCAACCTT GGCTCGTTGGGACCGTTGATCGCCGACGTGCTCGAGGCAAACTATGGCGCCAACAATGTCTGGATCCAGGGTGTCGGTGGCAACTACAAGGCCAACTTGCTTGACAACCTGCTTCCGGACGGCACTACAGCAGCGGCCATCGCAGAGATGAAGAACCTCTTTACCCTGGCCAGCACCAGATGCCCATCGGCAAAGATTGTGTCTGGTGGCTACAG CCAAGGCGCTGCCCTCACGGCTGCTGCCATCCGTGACAGCACGGCCGCCATCCGGGAAAAGATCAAGGGAGTTGTTCTGTTTGGCTACACCAAGAACCAGCAGAACAATGGTGGGATCCCCAACTATCCTTCCAACCGCCTCACGGTATTCTGTGAGAGTGGAGACTTGGTGTGCTCAGGGACATTGATTGTGACACCTGCGCACGGCGAGTATCAAGACGAGGCTCGCGATCAAGCACCCAAGTTCCTTATTGCTCGCATCAACGCCAGCTGA
- a CDS encoding hypothetical protein (EggNog:ENOG503NVJ2; COG:S), with product MGLQPPPDKTEDYYDLGDFYMTITTRSHDTQIWFNRGLVWCYGFNHEEAVKCFERAALTDPDCAMAYWGLAYALGPNYNKPWAAFDDEEGSRNLRRAREAVVAALAKAAAAAPVERALVEALQHRYPQDRGEAKQGYVWNHTFAQAMEVAYNAHPSHPDVAAVYVDALLNLTPWDLWDLRTGAPTKGARTLDAKAALDDALSKHPNHPGMLHLYIHLMEMSVQPELALNAADRLLGIIPDSGHLNHMPSHIYMLCGDYRSAITSNSAAVRADQKSVQRDGAINFYSLYRCHDLHFRLYAAMFAGQSAVALETAQLLEEAIPEELLRVQSPPMADWLEGFLAMRVHALVRFGKWQAIQRLPLPKDKSLYCSTTAMILYAKGVAFANTGRFQEAEEARAQFQSAVKTVPASRTVFNNPCQAILAIASAMLDGELEYRRGNIELGFEHLRRSIELDDALPYDEPWGWMQPTRHAYGALLLEQGRVEEALAVYAADLGFDGTLPRALQHRNNVWALHGYHECLTTLKREVEAKIVWPQLQIALAVADVSVMASCFCRKIPGGTHKL from the coding sequence ATGGggctccaacctcccccagaTAAGACGGAAGACTACTACGACCTTGGCGACTTTTACatgaccatcaccaccagaagCCACGATACACAGATATGGTTCAACCGTGGGCTCGTGTGGTGCTACGGGTTCAACCATGAAGAGGCCGTCAAGTGCTTTGAGCGGGCGGCTCTGACAGACCCCGACTGCGCCATGGCATACTGGGGTCTTGCTTATGCCCTGGGTCCCAACTACAACAAGCCGTGGGCTGCctttgatgacgaggaaggaaGCCGAAACCTGCGGCGGGCCAGAGAAGCTGTGGTTGCGGCATTggcaaaggcggcggcggcggcgccggtggaGCGAGCACTTGTTGAGGCTCTCCAGCATCGGTACCCACAAGATCGAGGAGAGGCTAAGCAGGGATACGTCTGGAACCACACGTTTGCGCAAGCCATGGAAGTGGCATACAATGCTCACCCAAGCCATCCCGACGTGGCCGCCGTCTATGTCGACGCCTTGTTGAACCTGACACCATGGGACCTCTGGGACTTGCGAACAGGAGCACCGACCAAGGGGGCGAGGACACTGGATGCCAAAGCGGCCTTGGATGACGCCCTCTCCAAGCACCCAAACCACCCTGGAATGCTTCACCTTTACATTCACCTCATGGAGATGTCGGTCCAGCCCGAGCTTGCCCTGAACGCGGCCGACAGACTGTTGGGCATCATCCCCGACTCGGGCCATCTCAACCACATGCCATCTCACATTTACATGCTCTGCGGAGATTACCGTTCCGCGATAACTTCCAACTCGGCGGCTGTGCGGGCGGACCAGAAGTCTGTGCAAAGAGACGGCGCCATCAACTTTTACAGTCTGTACCGCTGCCACGACTTGCATTTTCGGCTTTATGCTGCCATGTTTGCGGGACAGTCCGCAGTGGCTCTAGAAACAGCCCAGTTGCTCGAAGAGGCGATACCGGAAGAGCTTCTGAGAGTGCAATCGCCGCCAATGGCCGACTGGCTGGAGGGATTTCTTGCCATGAGGGTACATGCGCTCGTTAGGTTTGGTAAGTGGCAGGCCATACAGCGTCTCCCTTTACCAAAAGACAAGTCGTTATACTGTTCCACGACGGCCATGATTCTCTACGCAAAGGGTGTGGCTTTCGCCAATACCGGGAGATTCcaagaggccgaggaagcGCGAGCTCAGTTCCAGAGTGCTGTCAAGACCGTGCCCGCCTCAAGGAcagtcttcaacaacccGTGCCAAGCTATCCTAGCTATCGCCTCTGCCATGTTGGATGGAGAGTTGGAGTATCGTCGGGGAAATATCGAGCTGGGTTTTGAGCATCTGCGCAGGTCTATTGAGCTGGATGATGCTCTGCCGTATGATGAGCCCTGGGGCTGGATGCAGCCGACCAGGCATGCTTATGGGGCTCTGCTGTTGGAGCAGGGAAGAGTAGAAGAGGCCCTTGCGGTGTATGCAGCGGATTTGGGATTCGATGGCACCCTTCCCCGAGCCTTGCAGCACCGAAATAATGTGTGGGCATTGCATGGCTATCACGAATGCCTCACCACGCTCAAGAGGGAAGTCGAGGCCAAGATTGTGTGGCCCCAGTTGCAGATTGCTTTAGCGGTAGCAGATGTTTCCGTCATGGCTTCCTGTTTTTGCCGGAAGATTCCAGGTGGCACCCACAAGCTGTAG
- a CDS encoding hypothetical protein (EggNog:ENOG503P6AW; COG:S), protein MRQVRPYREPRFVTDDQQLVGNRRWFPCRCEDETKKGIKYKTIPWASRPHHCSSSSSPPLKAAAMKLSLLAFLPAVLALPAAESSGIVSRQTAVATTDNYIFTLTLPQFTVRRNNRNPASLDWSSDGCSNSPDNPFGFPFTPACHRHDFGYRNYKKQSRFTDANRKRIDDKFKVDLLYQCSSNGHGAVCRALADVYHAAVRAFGGSGASKREEEEDWVKIYEEKLAIYNELVKEAQATGELWTLE, encoded by the exons ATGAGGCAGGTTCGTCCATATCGAGAACCCCGTTTTGTGACCGACGACCAGCAGTTGGTCGGAAACCGCCGATGGTTTCCTTGTCGTTGTGAGGATGAGACGAAGAAAGGGATCAAGTATAAAACCATACCATGGGCGTCCAGACCTCATCAttgctcctcatcctcttcaccccctctCAAAGCCGCCGCCATGaaactctccctcctcgcttTTCTTCCCGCCGTCCTGGCCTTGCCCGCGGCCGAATCGTCGGGCATCGTGTCCAGACAGACAGCCGTTGCCACGACCGACAACTATATCTTCACTCTGACCCTCCCTCAGTTCACCGTCAGGCGCAACAACCGCAACCCGGCGTCTCTGGACTGGAGCTCGGATGGCTGCTCAAACTCCCCCGACAACCCGTTTGGCTTCCCATTTACTCCCGCCTGCCACCGCCACGACTTTGGTTACAGAAACTATAAGAAGCAAAGCCGGTTCACGGATGCCAACCGCAAGAGGATCGATGACAAGTTCAAGGTTGA TCTTCTTTACCAGTGCAGCTCCAACGGCCACGGTGCCGTCTGCCGTGCTCTGGCGGATGTCTACCATGCTGCCGTTAGAGCGTTTGGTGGGAGCGGAGCCAgcaagagagaggaggaagaggattgGGTCAAGATTTACGAGGAGAAGCTCGCCATTTACAACGAGCTCGTCAAAGAGGCCCAGGCCACGGGTGAGCTGTGGACATTGGAGTAG
- a CDS encoding hypothetical protein (EggNog:ENOG503NW8V; CAZy:AA1; COG:Q), translating into MLSILTSALLAVSASPVVLGRATPEQKHKLVARKDWESPTYSWLYQFPLPIPPVKTPKLTVTNPVTGNPIHYYEVYINRFTQQVYPNKGPATLVGYDGISPGPTFVVERGHEAVVRFVNNASIENSVHLHGSYSRAPWDGWAEDVTMPGEFKDYYYPNQQAARFLWYHDHAFMHTAENAYFGQAGAYIIHDPAEDVLNLPSGYGVHDIPLVLSSKQYNNNGSLFTTNGETDSLFGDVIHVNGQPWPYFNVEPRKYRLRFLDAAVSRTFKLYFQRQTGSSAKIPFQVIATDAGLMTSPATTNDLYISMGERYEVVFDFSPFAGQNITLRNTDDVGQDDDYLHTNKVMRFIVGNTPVTDTSSVPSTLATVDWPTPDGTGVDRHFKFDRSNGEWQINGVVFADVNNRVLANVPRGKVEIWELENGGGGWSHPIHIHLVDFKVLWRSNDDGRPVYNYEAQGLKDVVWLAPNEIVRVEAHYAPWDGVYMFHCHNLIHEDHDMMAAFNVTALTDLGYNETAFRDPMEARWRAEPVTAAKFTTAAITEKIQFMARLQPYNNVEEVLEVLDEYWATHSKRDAQDPAPKTRRMRIEGGKVKEVR; encoded by the exons ATGTTGTCCATCCTCACTTCCGCTCTTCTCGCCGTCTCGGCCTCGCCTGTTGTCTTGGGTCGGGCTACGCCTGAGCAAAAGCACAAGCTGGTCGCCAGAAAGGATTGGGAGAGTCCTACCTATTCCTGGCTTTACCAATTTCCTCTGCCTATTCCTCCGGTCAAGACGCCCAAACT GACCGTTACCAACCCAGTGACTGGTAACCCCATTCACTATTACGAGGTTTACATCAACCGGTTCACCCAACAAGTGTATCCAAACAAGGGCCCCGCAACTCTTGTTGGCTACGACGGCATCTCTCCCGGTCCGACCTTTGTCGTAGAGAGAGGCCATGAGGCTGTTGTGCGCTTCGTCAACAATGCCAGCATCGAAAACTCGGTCCATCTCCACGGGTCATACTCT CGCGCTCCTTGGGATGGTTGGGCAGAGGATGTGACCATGCCAGGCGAGTTCAAGGACTACTACTATCCCAACCAACAGGCAGCCCGTTTCCTGTGGTACCACGATCACGCATTCATGCACACTGCTGAGAATGCATATTTTG GCCAAGCTGGGGCCTACATCATTCATGATCCTGCCGAGGACGTCCTGAACCTTCCCTCAGGTTACGGTGTTCATGATATTCCTCTGGTGCTCTCTTCCAAGCAGTacaacaacaatggcagTCTGTTCACCACCAATGGTGAGACGGACTCGCTCTTTGGCGATGTTATCCACGTCAACGGCCAGCCCTGGCCATATTTCAACGTTGAGCCTCGCAAGTACCGCCTCCGCTTCCTCGACGCTGCCGTCTCCCGCACCTTCAAGCTCTACTTCCAGCGTCAAACCGGCAGTTCAGCCAAGATCCCTTTCCAAGTCATTGCCACAGATGCCGGCTTGATGACCTCACCAGCCACCACAAACGACCTTTACATCAGCATGGGAGAGCGGTACGAGGTTGTCTTTGACTTTTCGCCATTTGCTGGCCAAAACATCACCTTGCGCAACACGGACGACGTGGGCCAGGACGACGATTACCTCCATACCAACAAGGTCATGAGATTCATCGTTGGCAACACCCCAGTGACCGACACCAGCTCCGTTCCCAGCACTCTAGCTACTGTCGACTGGCCCACCCCTGATGGAACCGGTGTGGACAGACACTTTAAGTTTGACCGCTCCAATGGCGAATGGCAGATCAACGGAGTCGTCTTTGCTGATGTCAACAACCGTGTGCTTGCCAATGTTCCCCGCGGCAAGGTTGAAATTTGGGAGCTCgagaacggcggcggcggatggAGCCACCCAATCCACATTCACCTGGTCGACTTCAAAGTCTTGTGGCGTTCGAATGACGATGGCAGACCGGTCTACAACTACGAGGCCCAGGGTTTGAAGGATGTTGTCTGGCTTGCGCCCAACGAGATTGTCAGAGTGGAGGCCCATTACGCCCCATGGGACGGAGTCTACATGTTCCACTGCCACAACCTGATTCACGAGGAT CACGACATGATGGCTGCCTTCAACGTCACTGCTCTGACTGACCTGGGTTACAACGAGACCGCGTTCCGTGACCCCATGGAGGCCAGATGGAGAGCCGAGCCGGTCACGGCTGCCAAGTTCACCACGGCTGCCATCACCGAAAAGATTCAGTTCATGGCCAGACTGCAGCCCTACAACAATGTCGAGGAAGTCTTGGAGGTTCTCGACGAGTACTGGGCCACGCACAGCAAGCGTGACGCCCAAGACCCTGCTCCCAAAACAAGAAGAATGAGAATTGAGGGCGGGAAGGTCAAAGAGGTCCGGTGA